One Acinetobacter pullicarnis genomic region harbors:
- a CDS encoding Zn-dependent hydrolase, translating into MRTINRQRYWQQLMRLGEITEAERPYTRRSFSECFLQGRAWLTEQMQAAGLTVHVDTAGNLIGRKAGTHPELGCIMIGSHSDSVPSGGRFDGMAGVIAGLECAQVLQDHHITLNHDLEIVDFLAEEPSEWGISCVGSRGISGYLTQDLINTPHPQSQETLADAVTRMGGDTTQLSLRTDVAQFLELHIEQGVVLEHKQIDIGVVTGIVGIIRLSLTLTGQAAHAGTTPMNLRKDTLAGAAEIILAAEKLAQQFSQREHGYFVATCGQVFNKPNASNVVPGRTQLVFDIRSDTRGWMEEFADALHQMIHNILPPRQLQLVEFERLTDTYPMQCDETLMQHIEAACKTEKASHQRMSSGAGHDAAFIAKLAPSAMIFVPSVDGKSHCPEEWTHEVDLSRGVAVLLQTLLSVDAAARPV; encoded by the coding sequence ATGCGCACAATCAATCGTCAGCGTTATTGGCAACAATTAATGCGCTTGGGTGAAATTACTGAAGCTGAGCGTCCTTACACCCGACGTTCTTTTAGCGAATGTTTTTTACAAGGTCGTGCTTGGTTAACCGAACAAATGCAAGCTGCGGGTCTAACTGTACATGTGGACACTGCAGGCAATTTAATTGGCCGCAAAGCCGGTACACACCCTGAATTGGGCTGCATCATGATCGGCTCGCACAGTGATTCAGTCCCCTCTGGTGGTCGCTTTGATGGCATGGCAGGTGTGATTGCAGGGCTCGAATGTGCGCAAGTGCTGCAAGATCATCATATTACGCTCAACCATGATTTAGAAATTGTAGATTTTTTAGCTGAAGAGCCGAGTGAGTGGGGCATTTCATGTGTTGGTAGCCGTGGCATCAGTGGCTATTTAACCCAAGATCTCATCAATACGCCACATCCGCAAAGCCAAGAAACCTTGGCAGATGCTGTCACTCGCATGGGCGGTGACACCACACAGTTAAGTTTGCGTACTGATGTAGCACAGTTTCTAGAACTACATATTGAGCAAGGCGTAGTACTTGAACATAAACAAATAGATATTGGTGTAGTTACCGGCATCGTGGGCATTATCCGTTTAAGTTTAACCTTAACAGGTCAAGCTGCACATGCAGGTACCACCCCGATGAACCTACGTAAAGATACGCTGGCAGGTGCGGCAGAAATTATTTTAGCCGCTGAAAAATTAGCACAACAATTCTCTCAACGTGAACATGGCTATTTTGTTGCAACCTGCGGTCAAGTGTTCAACAAACCCAATGCCAGCAATGTCGTCCCTGGTCGCACGCAATTGGTCTTTGATATTCGTTCCGATACCCGCGGCTGGATGGAGGAGTTTGCAGATGCCCTTCATCAAATGATTCACAATATTCTCCCACCCCGTCAATTGCAGTTAGTTGAATTTGAACGTTTAACTGATACCTATCCCATGCAATGTGATGAAACGCTGATGCAGCACATTGAAGCTGCCTGCAAAACTGAAAAAGCCAGCCATCAACGGATGTCGAGTGGTGCTGGGCATGATGCGGCATTTATTGCCAAGCTTGCTCCAAGTGCCATGATTTTTGTGCCAAGCGTCGATGGAAAAAGTCACTGTCCAGAGGAATGGACCCATGAAGTCGATTTAAGCCGCGGTGTTGCTGTATTGCTACAAACTCTACTCAGCGTCGATGCCGCTGCTCGACCTGTTTAG
- a CDS encoding dihydroorotase: MEKYQQLVLGHVVLASGEIEHGYVAIDQGKVARIGAVEAGQPDADVIHNFQGHYIFPAAIDAQVHSRSQKDQEDFIWSTHSAAAGGVGTIVDMPYDAGRLICDAERFELKKAEAKQQARVDFALYGTVHPDQGDEKIEEIIAAGAIGFKFSTFGTDPERFPRIPPKTMHACMAKIAKYGLFAGVHNEDDETVKALTADYKAKGATDYTAHSASRPIYAENLAINQVYELGVDTGCRAHVVHCSNQRGYDICQSYQRQGFDTTIEACLHYLILSEDEDVARLGGRAKVNPPIRSKVEREALWQHLAAGNITVVSTDHVSWSIDRKTHDNIFENASGATGLALLLTLMIDGAAKRNIPFSRIAQVLSYNPARLFSIQHQKGALEIGRDADLAIVKKQSYVYDAKASNYNFSDWSPYDGLSIDYQVIATMVRGEWVFQDQVVISQPGFGQFVQPLLNKKV; this comes from the coding sequence ATGGAAAAGTATCAACAACTTGTGTTAGGCCATGTGGTTCTAGCATCAGGTGAGATTGAACATGGCTATGTCGCCATTGACCAAGGAAAAGTTGCACGAATTGGTGCTGTTGAGGCAGGACAACCTGATGCAGATGTCATTCATAATTTTCAGGGTCATTATATTTTTCCTGCTGCAATTGATGCACAAGTACACAGCCGTAGTCAAAAAGACCAAGAGGATTTTATTTGGTCTACTCATTCTGCGGCTGCTGGTGGTGTCGGCACCATCGTCGATATGCCCTATGATGCAGGCCGCTTAATTTGTGATGCAGAACGTTTTGAACTAAAAAAAGCGGAGGCAAAACAGCAAGCACGTGTTGACTTTGCCTTGTATGGCACGGTTCATCCCGATCAAGGTGATGAAAAAATTGAGGAAATTATTGCTGCAGGTGCAATCGGATTTAAATTCTCAACCTTTGGCACAGACCCAGAGCGCTTCCCACGCATTCCTCCTAAAACTATGCATGCATGTATGGCTAAAATTGCAAAATACGGTTTATTCGCAGGTGTACATAATGAAGATGATGAAACGGTAAAAGCCCTAACAGCGGACTATAAAGCCAAAGGTGCTACCGATTACACTGCACATTCAGCATCACGTCCAATTTATGCTGAAAACCTAGCCATCAATCAAGTTTATGAATTGGGTGTCGATACTGGGTGTCGCGCGCATGTGGTGCATTGTTCAAACCAACGTGGTTATGACATCTGCCAAAGCTATCAACGTCAAGGCTTTGATACCACAATAGAAGCCTGCTTACATTATTTGATCTTATCTGAAGACGAAGACGTGGCGCGTTTAGGTGGCCGCGCCAAAGTCAATCCCCCTATTCGTAGCAAAGTTGAGCGTGAGGCGCTTTGGCAGCACTTAGCTGCAGGCAATATTACAGTGGTTTCAACCGATCATGTCAGTTGGTCAATTGACCGCAAAACCCATGACAATATTTTTGAAAATGCCTCTGGCGCCACAGGTTTAGCCTTGTTGCTTACCCTGATGATCGATGGTGCAGCCAAACGTAATATTCCATTCAGTCGGATTGCTCAAGTGCTCAGTTATAACCCTGCCCGATTATTTAGCATCCAACATCAAAAAGGTGCTTTAGAAATTGGTCGTGATGCAGACTTGGCCATCGTCAAAAAACAAAGCTACGTTTACGACGCAAAAGCCAGCAATTACAACTTCTCTGACTGGAGTCCCTATGATGGTCTGTCTATCGATTATCAAGTGATTGCAACAATGGTTCGTGGTGAATGGGTCTTCCAAGATCAAGTCGTTATTAGCCAGCCCGGTTTTGGTCAGTTTGTTCAGCCACTCCTCAATAAAAAGGTGTAA
- a CDS encoding helix-turn-helix domain-containing protein, whose product MKALQQWLTLQRQLKSLSQLELAQRLNKSVHYIQQIEQGLYFLEIIEYLHYCRTLGIDPNIGIALLEKEIQAQTD is encoded by the coding sequence ATGAAAGCATTGCAACAATGGCTAACGCTACAACGTCAATTGAAGAGCCTTTCTCAATTAGAGTTGGCGCAACGTCTGAATAAGTCTGTTCACTATATTCAACAAATTGAGCAGGGATTGTACTTCTTGGAGATCATTGAGTACTTACACTACTGTAGAACTTTAGGTATTGATCCTAATATTGGAATAGCATTGCTTGAGAAGGAAATCCAAGCACAAACTGACTAA
- a CDS encoding helix-turn-helix domain-containing protein → MTTSINTQEMQTLTKWLKQVRESQQLSMRALAERMDKPHSYVQKVEQGERRLDVVEYVWYCRTLGINPKDGLDLIQQAILDSKE, encoded by the coding sequence ATGACGACAAGTATCAATACCCAAGAAATGCAGACTTTAACTAAATGGTTGAAGCAAGTACGGGAATCCCAACAACTATCAATGCGAGCATTAGCTGAGCGCATGGACAAGCCGCATTCGTATGTTCAAAAAGTTGAACAGGGCGAACGCCGTTTAGATGTTGTTGAGTATGTTTGGTATTGCCGTACACTTGGAATTAATCCCAAAGACGGTTTAGATCTGATTCAACAGGCAATATTAGATTCGAAAGAATGA